The window GGAGTGAAGGGCGCCCAGAGGAGCGAGGTGGCATTCGCcaagaggagaaggagaagaaccctGTTTGGTGCCCCCAATCTATCTAGCTATCTATCTACCATTTTAGTATTTTAAGTTGTAAGAGTTTATGTTTGCGTGCTACTATTATTAAGTTGTAAGGCTGTGCTATCTATGTCGTGGAACTATCGGTTGTGCTACTATTTATATTGTTGTTGGGtttcttatttttatatttttgttgggtttcttatttttatatttttgtttcGTGCTATTATTTGTGTGTTGCCTTGTGCTGCTACACCCCATTCACCACGCCACACAAACGGTCTTCACAATGTTGACGAAATCATGAGTCATGACCCACATACTCACAAAGTGTTCCTATCTAGCTAGTTGATGTTGGTTAATTGATATATGTGCTTGATGTTCTATCTAGTTGATCTATGTGTTAttaatacaaggaagattccactatGGACATGCAACTATATGGGTACCCAATTGTTTTcgcgaaaagaaaaaaaatcatatattgGTGTGCTGCATGTGGGCATGCATGTATCTAGGCCCTGACTATTTAGGGCTACCCTAGCTAgcgaatattggtttgaattttacctctgaccaatattttcagagcaaAACAGGAACATTTTGTTGGACCTATGTCAATCGAATTTTAACAtgatcatttccaaaaatgatttctaAGGCTTTCACATATCCCCATTTAATTTGGGTTTCATGGAACCATAGACATGCATAAAAAGAATCAGAACAAATAtgtaaagaaaaaacaaaaaagtacAATACATACGACCCAACATTTATTCGACAGGAAAATTTGGCTAAAGAAAAAACAAGTAAAGAAGTACATGTTTGTTAAAAGTTTATTTGCCGAAGCAACATTTTATTTTGATTTAGTCGAAGCATTTTTTTAACATGGGTGCCTCTATGCTATAAAACTGGGCTGGTGCCCCTACGCGGATGGGCTTTTCTCAATTTGGGCCTGGTTATTTTCTCACATCCCAACATCTATTCAGCAGCAAGATTTGTTGTTTCTGAATTTCGGGGTGTGCACTCTGTTAACTGAAGAATAAGAACAGAGCATGAACACTGAATATTTCTGCTTCGGTTCAGTTATAATAACTTGGCATGGCGCACATATCGCATCCCATGCCCTGATAGACCTAAATGCACCCTCTAATGACGGATGAATAGCAAGTAAAACATAAACAGAGCAATGACACAACAATAAAACCCCCCTGCCATGATATTTGCTTGTTTCTGCAAATTGATCATCTTCATTTGatttttcttgatcttcttcagttCCTCGGTTAGTTGAGACTCCAAGTGCGGTTCAGCATGGGTAGCATTGTGCGCATAGCTCGCCATCGGCACGACTCTGCCCGCCCCTCGGTCCGAGCTCCCAAAATTCTCCATCTGCGGCACCCCGCCCAAATTGAGCTCCCAGGTTGCGGCCCCGCTCGAATCAACGTAGCCCTCGACCTGAATCCTCTCATCAtaatcatccatccactcgaaatgtGTGCATTTCTACAGGATCTAAAAACAACAACATGAACCCTAAATTCAAAATTTGAGGTGAAAAAACAAAATGTGGAGAAATCAGAGCAAACGGCAGTGTAAGAACgggctaagaactgagatctaaccTTGCCATCCCTTCCTGCCATTCATTTGTTCAAGCACTTCACAAATCCCGCCCAAGATTTCCATTCTCATCAGTCCTGTTGACCCACCGTTTCAGAGGCTCTGGGCGTGGGCGTGACGGGCACCTTGTGAGCGGCATTGGACCATACTGACGCCATTTTGAGTGCGTGGCGGAGGAGGTGGACATCTGGACTAGGTTGCTGGAGAAGAGGAAGAATGGGGAAAGGGGAAGCaatgggcggcggcgggcggacgggcACGGGTGAACAGGCGGGTCCCGATGGCGGGCGGACGGGCACGGGCGAAGAGGTGGGTCCCGCACTTAACGGACAAGTGGTGGGTCCCGCGCTTACGTGGATAAGTTGTGGGTCCAGCCCATAACAGCTAATGAGGGCATCAGTTCGGCTTAAGGGCCATGTCGTGTGTAGGCTATTTACTCGCTCAAAAGTGTCGCCCCAAAGCCATTCTGTCGAACAACGTCGCACTCCATCCAATTCCCACGAAAGATGTCGCATAGGAGCTATTCACCCAATGAAAAGTGGCTTGCTTTGGATTTTGTGGCTTATGAACCAATAGTCCAATACTCTATTTAGTTACAATTCTTTTTTATACGATTCTTAAATCCTTTGCTTGTGATTATCCCATATACACAAGCCTGGCCAACAGCCTTGGCAGTTTATATTTTCTTCTTTCATTTTCCTGACAAGAGTTTTCTATTCTACTCTTCTATTTCACACGTTGTGTTGTCAAGACAGAAATCAAGTTTCTTAAGTAGTTACTGATCAGAGATGCAATCATCACATGCAAAGTTCTCAATTGAAAAGCAAAATGCAATTTCCAGAAAGACAGACAAACGACAATAGAAGATCAAGACAAGCCATCCTTGATACAATCTACAAGTGTGCGTGGTAGTCACAGAATGGTACATATAGAAAGAAAATAACTGAACTAATTTGAGTCAGAACCGCAAAGGAACAACAAAGGAGCACACAGAACATCAATCACAGACCCATCAACTTGAAGAATAACATCAGCCAATTGATCATCAaataataatgcagaaaagaaccgAGGCGACAAATGTGTGCATTACAAAGGAAACTGGGTTCTTCTACTTTAACATCCGTGTCCGTGGATGTCTTCATCTTCCAGGATTTTTTTATGTCGCTAATTTACACTGATGACAACTACCCAGCTCTTCCGGAAAGCGGTTTGAAGATCATATACATCGCTAACCAAACTATCactcaagaataaatatgatattgaGTTCGTCAGGCTTTGCTTACAGAGCAAACAGAAAATTAGTTTGAGAGCTGGAACCTTTCTGTCGGTTTCCTCTTTCGACATCCCTGGACAAAGATTGTCATGATCAAAATAAGCTCAACTTTTACAGAATTTGGTGAGCTGAGTATTTTGGAGGAAGTGACTTACAAAAAGTGCATAGTAGAAGAGTGTGAGGATGGCAAGAGCAAAAAAGCCATACTGAAAAACATTGTACCTGCATATTCAGATGTTCAATAGCAGTATGTATACCTAACTCCGAGATTCTAGTGTCCACAACGATATAGATTCAGCTATTGAATCAACAACTGCAGGTTGATAGTTCTACTGACTTCATGCTAGTTCAAGAATTACTTGTAAAGATACTTAATTCCACGAAGAGACTGCAGCGTGTTGCCAAAGATCTCCTGAGCTGCAGTTGCTTGTGCCTAGTGCGCAAAAGCTGAATTCTTGTAaagttgcagccttcaaacatttcATCGGAACTTACAATAAGACATGGACTACTAAAAGAAGACCTTGGCAACATACCTGATGGAGCAGAGTAGGCTCAGTGCTACGTTAAACAGGAAAGGATTCATCAAGACCCATCTGAAACAAGTTAAATGGTTTTTAGTAATGCCAAAAAAGGACACTGCAAAGAAAAGAGTGTCATGGAACGAATCAAGTACTTCATTGGGTGAATGCTGATGGAAACTAATTTCAGGCAAAGCACCATTTGCCCAGAAATCACCGTGTCGAGGAGATAGAAGCAGAAGAACACAAAAGCAGCAGTCCAAAGCAGGGACTAAAGGCTAGATCATGGTTTTCACTCTGAAAGTCAAGTCCGAGCATGTGGGTCATTTCCTGTGGCTCCCAGTGCAACGAGAAAAAGTATGTTCTTATAAGCTATTTTCACTTGTAATCTCTCCATGACAAGGTATACAGCTTCTATTTATCTTTGCATTAAACACCAAATGATGGTTGAAATAATCACTCAACAGTTAACAAAATGAAATTATTTTTTGATGTTGGTAGTGTTGCTATTTATTCAGAATGTTCGGGCAGTTGCGAAGCTGCAATGTTCCCAATACAATCCAGAAGGATATGGAACCATTCCTGCAACCTTCCTTAACTAAAATATGTGCTACGCCATTAACCAAACGCCGCAACCACTGAACCCTAAATTCCTGACAAGTTTTAAGCATCTCCTTCACCCCTTCAATGAGCAGCCATATCGCAGATAATCGCTAAATAGTTAGCAAAGGACCCGACGGGCGAGAAATAATGATTTCCACAAGGTGCACAATGATTTCCAGGAAgtgtcaatttttctttcaaagttGCGACAGATCTTCACAATTTTTTATAATTCAGACGCATTCAGAGTCCCGCAGATGCACTTTCGAGTACCCAGTCACAATGTCACATAATCATGTATAAATCAGAGTAGCAAATTATTCTTTCATCACAGCTCATCTCACATATTTAAGGACATTGCACAGTACATAAATTCAATATTTGTTTCAAACAATTGAAGCACTTGTAGTTCATTCGGTTCACCGAAGACAAGGCCACAGTACCACAGAAAAGCAGAGCATTTCAACAGCAAAAGGACTCCGATGGTGCGCAGAGACCTTGGCCAACCGAAATAAATGTCTGGCTAACATTTGGTGTTACAGGTTTTGCAGAAGAAAACAGCAACAAAAATTGAGAGCATCCTGCTGTCTGTTATTGAGATGGAACAAAGTGGGATTCTAATAAACATAATCAATCAACACAGATGGAATCGACCAGCTTGTCGGTTTCCTCGCTGAGTTCCACGTTTTCAATCTTCAGACGGTGCCGCATCCCAGGGAACTTCTTCCCAGCCGCCGCGTACGTCCGTACCAGCGGCTCAAACACCACCGTCCCCAGATCTTTCTGCACCTTCTTTAGCACCTCGACGAAACTCTCAGCGCCGTCCACGTCTTTCTTCTTCTCAAAGTAGCCCATCAAGGTCTCGGTCACGTCATGTGGCGGCACCCAGATCCTGCCGCTGCTGTGCCCCTTCTTGATTGCACGGTCGGCGCACCAATGGGCATTCTTCAGATCCCCTACCTTGAGATAGTGCTCCATGAAAATCTCCCACGTCTTCGCGTTAAGCCTTCCTCCACGCATCTTGGCACGCTTCTTGAGAGCAATGGCCTTGTCAAGCATACCCTCTGTGACGTATGCTTTCATCAGAGCATTTGCAACCCGGATGTCGTATTTAGGACGTTTCAGGTCAAGCTCCTCTGTTTCCTTATCCTCTGCTTCCTTAACATCAGAATCATTATTAGATGCCTCGGTTGAAGCTTCTTCTTCCAACTTAGAAGTTTCAGTTGTCACAGCATCAGTTGCTTTAGTCTTAGGTGGACGGATGAACCGGGCTTCCCACTCTTTGAAACAGGCCTCAGCAGCAGGCAGATCCTTCAAGTTCGCAAGAACCTGAATCATGTTAAGATAGCTCATGTTTGCCTTCCTAGGATTATTCCGCTTCAGTGACCGCCAAACACGATGAACTTCCACTAAATTTTGTGTTCGCCCATATAGTGTAATGAGGAACTGGTAGGCTTCAAGATCATTGCTAGTGTTGCGCTTCTCTAGCTCCTTAAGAGCGGTTTCTGCCTTCTCAGACAGTCCAGCATCAACGTATATGGAAGCCAGGTTACTGTATGTTGTCCAATCAGGAGCAACACGGCCATCCCTTGTCATCTCTTCGATCACCCTCTCGACCCCTGATATGTCCTGACGAGCTGCAAGTGACCTCATCCAGACATTATAAGTATAGACatctggtagaacatcatcagccTTCATGTCCTGGATGATGCTGGGCACCATTTCAGGTTTGTTGACCTTAGTGTATAGTGTCATTAAGCTGTTGTAGGACATGGCAGTGAAAGCAAAGTTGAGCTCCTTCATTTTCTCCATAAGGGACTCAGCCTTCTCAGTCATTAACTCCTTGCAGTAACAGTTGAGAAGAGCGCCATATGTGAGATGTGTTTTAGAAGTTTCTGGGAGGTCCATGAAGTACTTCTCGGCAGCAGCGATGCCTCTGGATTTGGCAACAAGATCCAAGCGGATTGCTTGATCACCGACTGTAGGATTCATGCCTCTTCTAGTCATAACTTCAGTAAGCTGCAGAAATAAACAATAGAAGGGGTAAAGGACCACCACAAGCAGATACGCAACATTCAAAATCATATAATAATCACCAAGTGGGCTAAGTGAGCGTCAATTAATACAGATCGGAGGAAGTATATGCATTTTCTGTGCTGATTCACTTGGCACACCATCATAATAAACCAGGGCATAAATCTCAAAAAGAGAAAACTATTTTAAGCAAAGTTATTCACAAGAACTTGAGCAGTGAAAAGAAATATAGGTGACTTTACTAGTGCTGCTCCAGGTAAACTAAGAATGAAAACACAATGAACGCACATCAGTGTAAACTCTTTAATGTTCACATAGTAGTAACATGAATAAGAGGGACAATTGCAAACCAGTTCTATAAGTTCTGTTATGTTATGTAGCAGTGTAGATTGAGTGGACAATTACAGCTCCAGATaaactggtactccctccgttcctaaatataagtctttctagagatcctAATAGGgaatacatacggatgtatgtagacatagtttagagtgtagaatcactcattttgctccgtatgtagtccctattgaaatatctagaaaggcttatatttaggaacggagggagtacaatttaaCAAGACAGAGAATTTCACAGTACATAATGTCACATATATGGTTTAACCTAAAAGAAAAAAAGCAGGCCAAAGAATAGAGAAGTCGTTTAAAACAATGCAGCGGAAACATTATCTACACTGTCTCGTACCAAAATTCAAACAAATGTAGTATTGCTAGAAAAGTCAGATGCCCAGTTAGACAGTTATCTAACTGAGAGGGTCCACTCTAGGTGCAAATAATGCAAGGAAAGATCATAGAAAGGTGCACACTGAGTATGGAAAAGCACATTTAAAAGCATTAGATCCAGAGAAGAGATTATTTACAAAGCAAACATGGCGACAAACATCCGAAAAAATTGGTCAAAGTGTGCTCAGTGCCAATAAGTATGGAAACATTTAAAAACATAACAACTAACCTGTGAAAAGATACTAAGCAAACTCCGACAAAGATTGCTAAGATACTAAATATGAATACAAGCATAGCAACTTGCAATGATGCCAAGACATGGGCAGTAGATCACCTTGATTATTGACAACAACAGTCAACAGGTAACAGAGCATATGAGGCCATGCTTATTCAGAATGAGGCATCCAATAGAAAAAAAAAAAGGAATGTGACAGTGCCAAGACAAAACCATAAGACTAAGAACCAAACTGTGTAAGAGAAACAGGCAGAGAGAAGCTAAAGGTAATTCATAAAACCGCAGATGAAGCGTTATCAATGCAGTGTAGCATACAGATGAACAGGTCAGCTGTAACACAGAAATGACAGGCTTTCAGCAGAAATGGAGTAAATCTATGGACAATTAACTATCTGAACCAACCAAAGTGCGATCCAACAGTTGCTGTATCCCAGCAGCCTACACTGCATTCACCTAACCAGAACAGGGCATGACTTGAAAAAGAAAACTCATATGTATCCCACACCACTCAGCACTGCATTCCACAACTGAACCACTACTAACAAACCTGTCCTGTTAGCATGAACAACACTGGACAGAGGGAGAACATAAATGGAGGACACCTAGAGGGGCAGTTCCATTTCAATGTTTCAACACTTACCCTTGTTTCACACAGCAATTCGACGGCATCGTTACACTAGCACATGACTAAAAAAAAACCCACAACGACCTCCATATCTAGAGAGCAAGCATACAACACGGATAATTATCAAATTAAGCATTCCAGAGGGCCAAACAAGCCGATGATTTTGCGGCCTACGAAGCAAATTTGCAATACAAATCTCGATCTTTGCATGACAAGTAACCCATGGCACACTGCCACACCAGTAAGCAGCACCTCACATGGTGTATTCCCCGCCGTCAGATCTAGTCTGCCGCAACAGCGGAGGGCATCACGGTACAGAGCAGGAACCGAGGCTAGCGACGAGATCGGGAgggggggaggagggggccggacCTTGAGGGCGGGGCGGTAGAGCTCctgccggcggaggcggcggacgcAGACGGCGACCTCCCACTTGAAGGCGCGCTTGCGGCTGCCGAGGAAGCCGTCCACCTCCTCGCGCACCGCCTGCGGCGTCGACCCCCGCCGGAACAGCCGCCGGTAGAGCGCCTCCTCCACGTACTTCTTCGGCGACCGCCGCGCCAGGTCCTTcgccctcgtcgccgtcgccgtcgccatcgccgccgcctctcCTCGCCGCTCGCCGGGGGTTTCTGAGGGTTTTGGCGGCGCCAGGCGGCCCTCCCCTCCCTCCACTAGCCACCACCATCCGGGCTCGTTGGGCCTGGGCTTCCCTAGCCCGTCACAGCTCCGGGCCCGTTGGGCCTAGCTTCGGGCTCGTTGGGCCGGGAGTGGGCTTCGAGTGGTACAAGAAGAAGGCGTTGGGTTCTCTCGGCGGTGACCCAGGGGCAAAAGGGGAATTTTGGGAGAAAGAAAGGAGCagcggggggagaggagagggagcggagaggtcgccggcgaccgggggcgggggcggggatgAGCCGGAAGGAGGCGGAGGCGGTGGGAGGGGAGGGGTCGTCGTTGCGGGCGGAGGGGGGCGGGGAGCTGGCGGAGGCGCTGGCGGAGGCGCTGGCGCGGCGGCGGCTGTACCAGGAGGTGACGCTGGCGCTGCGGGCCGGGCTGCGCGACGCCGGGGCCGACTTCTCCTTCCTCCGCGCGCGGGGGCTCCGCGGCCTGCTCGGCTTcctccgcgccaccgccgccgcgcccgACGACTCGCAGCAGCAGCTGCTCCTCTTCCGCCACTCCCAGTCCATCCCCGATCTCCAAGGTGATTTCTTTTAGCCACGGTCGATCTCCCCGCCCATTTCGGTGATGCGATCCACCCAACGCTATATAGAGAAGAACACACTGGATACTGGGGCCTGGTGATGGAATCAACGCAACGCAACGCGATGATCAGTGGGTGTTTGGATGGGATCAATGGGGGAAATGCTAACTATCTTATGCCTGTCTCTAGTAGCAATGGCTAAAATTCAGTAACCAGTAGGAGCATTGGGGAACATCTGTTGGAAAGTACACGCGGTTATTTTGTCGGCGCGCTGTTTTGTGGGAGCAGTTTCTTCGAATATGCTGTTCAGTATTAGGTGATAAATGTCCCGACGAGCTCCATCATCTGTCATTCGTGCTATTCAGCCTCATCGGCGCGTGCTATATTAGGCTTTGCTTGTTATAAATGGAAAATTAATCTTGGTGATACGGATGCATGACTGCAAGTGAGGTTTTATACCCCACAACCCTCATAGTGTTGCAGCTCTCAGCCTCAGCTTGGAATACCATAAATGAACCGCGAATTTTGATACAACCAGGACTGGACTCCCTTGTCTGTAAATCAATTAGTCCGGTGTTGGATTTCTTGGAGTCGAATGATCATTAGGGTCTAATATAGCTCGCCGTGAGATTCCAAAGAAAACTACCAAGTCTTTTTTGTCCCTTACTTGGTTCTTTTAGCGTGTACAGTGTCATCACTCAGTATTATTAAGATACACATTTATTTGGCTGAAATGTATGTGTGCACCTGAGTAAGGAGCGATGTTGACATGTTTATGTTCTGTCACAGTTATTCCAGTTCTCTTTCAGAATTCATTGCATCAACCAAAG is drawn from Triticum dicoccoides isolate Atlit2015 ecotype Zavitan chromosome 4A, WEW_v2.0, whole genome shotgun sequence and contains these coding sequences:
- the LOC119288014 gene encoding pentatricopeptide repeat-containing protein At1g60770-like yields the protein MATATATRAKDLARRSPKKYVEEALYRRLFRRGSTPQAVREEVDGFLGSRKRAFKWEVAVCVRRLRRQELYRPALKLTEVMTRRGMNPTVGDQAIRLDLVAKSRGIAAAEKYFMDLPETSKTHLTYGALLNCYCKELMTEKAESLMEKMKELNFAFTAMSYNSLMTLYTKVNKPEMVPSIIQDMKADDVLPDVYTYNVWMRSLAARQDISGVERVIEEMTRDGRVAPDWTTYSNLASIYVDAGLSEKAETALKELEKRNTSNDLEAYQFLITLYGRTQNLVEVHRVWRSLKRNNPRKANMSYLNMIQVLANLKDLPAAEACFKEWEARFIRPPKTKATDAVTTETSKLEEEASTEASNNDSDVKEAEDKETEELDLKRPKYDIRVANALMKAYVTEGMLDKAIALKKRAKMRGGRLNAKTWEIFMEHYLKVGDLKNAHWCADRAIKKGHSSGRIWVPPHDVTETLMGYFEKKKDVDGAESFVEVLKKVQKDLGTVVFEPLVRTYAAAGKKFPGMRHRLKIENVELSEETDKLVDSICVD